In one Curtobacterium citreum genomic region, the following are encoded:
- the fliD gene encoding flagellar filament capping protein FliD, with protein sequence MSSVSSASSLAIDGLVSGLKTTDLINSLMTIEQVPQTLLKNKLTDTNSFISSLQTINGLVQTLASKATDAAKLTSLDVFTAKSSSTAATVSTRDSAAAGSLSFTIGATATAQVGVTAAMSTWASDAEPITIVGAGGKQTSVTPASGSLDDAVSAINGAAAGVTATKVAAGTATDGTQLFRLQLTATKTGAASAFQVYRGTGDQVTAGTATNVLTQTGAAVVTAAKDASVTLWAGTDAAQTVTSATNTFTDLLPGVDATVSAPSSDPVTVTIGQDTSKAQGVASGLVDALNAITAYYGTNTAVTSTTSPTTGTTSTTAGVLTGDATTRDVVQRLTSTMSTPVNGKSPSSIGIVITKDGDFTFDAAAFQKALADDPDGTQAVLSGVATNVGAAATAASDKYTGSITTSITGQQSVATDLSAQIDSWTDRLTQRRATLQAQYAALETSLSNLQSQSSFIASHLATLSSSS encoded by the coding sequence ATGTCCTCCGTGTCCTCCGCGAGCAGCCTCGCGATCGACGGTCTCGTCAGCGGTCTCAAGACGACGGACCTCATCAACTCGCTGATGACCATCGAGCAGGTCCCGCAGACCCTGCTCAAGAACAAGCTCACCGACACGAACTCGTTCATCTCGTCGCTGCAGACGATCAACGGGCTCGTGCAGACCCTGGCGTCGAAGGCGACGGACGCGGCGAAGCTCACCTCCCTCGACGTCTTCACCGCGAAGAGCTCCTCGACCGCGGCCACGGTCTCGACGCGAGACTCCGCCGCCGCTGGATCGCTGTCGTTCACCATCGGTGCGACGGCGACCGCACAGGTCGGCGTGACCGCGGCGATGTCCACGTGGGCGTCCGACGCCGAGCCGATCACGATCGTCGGGGCGGGCGGCAAGCAGACCAGCGTCACCCCGGCGTCCGGCTCGCTCGACGACGCCGTCAGCGCGATCAACGGTGCCGCCGCCGGGGTCACCGCGACGAAGGTCGCCGCCGGGACCGCGACCGACGGCACGCAGCTCTTCCGACTGCAGCTCACCGCGACGAAGACCGGCGCCGCCTCGGCGTTCCAGGTGTACCGCGGCACGGGTGACCAGGTGACCGCGGGGACCGCGACGAACGTCCTGACGCAGACCGGCGCCGCGGTGGTCACCGCCGCGAAGGACGCGAGCGTCACGCTGTGGGCCGGGACCGACGCCGCGCAGACCGTCACGAGCGCCACGAACACCTTCACCGACCTGCTCCCCGGCGTCGACGCCACGGTGTCGGCGCCCTCGAGCGACCCGGTCACCGTCACGATCGGCCAGGACACCTCGAAGGCCCAGGGCGTCGCGTCCGGACTGGTCGACGCGCTCAACGCGATCACCGCGTACTACGGCACGAACACCGCCGTCACGAGCACCACGAGCCCGACCACCGGCACCACGTCGACCACCGCCGGCGTGCTCACCGGCGACGCCACCACCCGCGACGTCGTGCAGCGGCTGACCTCGACGATGTCGACCCCCGTGAACGGGAAGTCGCCCTCGTCGATCGGCATCGTCATCACGAAGGACGGCGACTTCACCTTCGACGCCGCGGCGTTCCAGAAGGCCCTCGCCGACGACCCGGATGGCACGCAGGCCGTGCTGTCCGGCGTCGCCACGAACGTCGGTGCTGCCGCGACGGCCGCGTCCGACAAGTACACCGGGTCGATCACGACGTCGATCACCGGGCAGCAGTCCGTCGCCACGGACCTCAGCGCCCAGATCGACAGCTGGACCGACCGCCTGACGCAGCGTCGGGCCACCCTGCAGGCGCAGTACGCGGCGCTCGAGACGAGCCTGAGCAACCTGCAGTCCCAGTCCTCCTTCATCGCCAGCCACCTCGCGACCCTGTCGTCGTCGAGCTGA
- a CDS encoding FliI/YscN family ATPase has translation MTATLLRPRGLDDARAAAGPQRVGVVTSAVGLGLTVAGLDARIGDVVTVGADGGPQTAVEVVATDSTGVRCMPLGRLTGITAGTPARPTGRPVLVPTGVGLFGRVLDGLGRPIDGRGRLDSDGAVPIDHPTPDAMARTRIHAPMQLGVRVLDTLTTVGRGQRMGLFAGSGVGKSSLLSMIARGSDAAVNVIALVGERGREVREFLEDDLGPEGLARSVVVVSTSDEPALMRLRAAFVATRIAESFRDAGADVVLMMDSLTRVAMAQREIGLSVGEPPATRGYPPSTFSVLAGLLERAGTDRVGSITGLYTVLVDGDDHNEPIADSARSILDGHVVLDRKLAVTGHFPSVDALGSVSRVASKVTTPEQRAAATVLRKVMAARQGAQDLLDVGAYQRGTNPLVDAAVDHRGAIEAFLQQGMDERADAASSWHALETLVARLGVTG, from the coding sequence GTGACCGCGACGCTGCTCCGCCCCCGTGGCCTCGACGATGCCCGTGCGGCCGCGGGGCCGCAGCGCGTCGGCGTCGTGACGAGCGCCGTCGGACTCGGCCTGACCGTCGCGGGACTCGACGCGCGCATCGGCGACGTCGTGACCGTCGGCGCGGACGGCGGACCGCAGACCGCGGTCGAAGTCGTCGCGACCGACAGCACCGGCGTGCGCTGCATGCCGCTCGGCCGGCTCACCGGCATCACGGCCGGCACCCCCGCACGGCCGACCGGGCGTCCGGTGCTCGTGCCGACCGGCGTCGGGCTGTTCGGCCGCGTGCTCGACGGGCTCGGCCGTCCGATCGACGGCCGCGGACGCCTGGACTCGGACGGCGCCGTCCCGATCGACCACCCGACGCCGGACGCCATGGCCCGCACGCGCATCCACGCGCCGATGCAGCTCGGCGTCCGCGTCCTGGACACCCTGACGACCGTCGGGCGCGGGCAGCGCATGGGCCTGTTCGCCGGGTCCGGTGTCGGCAAGTCGTCGCTGCTGTCGATGATCGCGCGCGGGAGCGACGCGGCCGTCAACGTCATCGCGCTCGTGGGGGAGCGCGGCCGCGAGGTGCGGGAGTTCCTCGAGGACGACCTCGGTCCGGAGGGCCTGGCGCGCTCGGTGGTCGTCGTGTCGACCTCGGACGAGCCGGCGCTCATGCGACTCCGTGCGGCCTTCGTCGCCACCCGGATCGCGGAGTCGTTCCGGGACGCCGGGGCCGACGTCGTGCTCATGATGGACTCGCTCACCCGCGTCGCGATGGCGCAGCGCGAGATCGGCCTGTCGGTCGGCGAACCCCCGGCCACCCGGGGCTACCCGCCGTCGACGTTCTCGGTGCTCGCCGGACTGCTCGAACGCGCCGGGACGGACCGCGTCGGCAGCATCACCGGGCTCTACACGGTCCTGGTCGACGGCGACGACCACAACGAGCCGATCGCGGACAGCGCGCGCAGCATCCTCGACGGGCACGTCGTGCTCGACCGGAAGCTCGCCGTGACCGGGCACTTCCCGTCCGTCGACGCGCTCGGCTCGGTGTCGCGCGTGGCCTCGAAGGTCACGACGCCCGAGCAGCGTGCCGCGGCGACCGTCCTCCGGAAGGTGATGGCCGCCCGGCAGGGGGCGCAGGACCTGCTCGACGTCGGGGCGTACCAGCGCGGGACGAACCCGCTCGTCGACGCCGCGGTCGACCACCGCGGCGCGATCGAGGCGTTCCTGCAGCAGGGCATGGACGAGCGCGCCGACGCCGCGTCCTCGTGGCACGCGCTCGAGACGCTCGTCGCGCGGCTGGGGGTGACCGGCTGA
- a CDS encoding flagellar basal body rod protein FlgC: MTTFDAIGIASTGLTVHRKWLDAISDNIANVNTVRSMDDSAFQARYVEVQEGAGTSGAYVEGAAFGSAAGRVTYDPENPLANAQGYVRMPDIDLGTQMADLIMAQRGYQANAAVVDRAKTAYEAALQIGKN; encoded by the coding sequence GTGACGACCTTCGACGCGATCGGCATCGCGAGCACCGGCCTCACCGTGCACCGGAAGTGGCTCGACGCGATCTCGGACAACATCGCCAACGTCAACACCGTCCGCTCGATGGACGACTCCGCCTTCCAGGCCCGGTACGTCGAGGTGCAGGAGGGTGCGGGGACCTCCGGCGCCTACGTCGAGGGCGCCGCGTTCGGCAGCGCCGCCGGCCGGGTCACCTACGACCCGGAGAACCCTCTCGCGAACGCGCAGGGCTACGTCCGGATGCCGGACATCGACCTCGGGACGCAGATGGCGGACCTCATCATGGCCCAGCGTGGCTACCAGGCGAACGCCGCGGTGGTCGACCGGGCGAAGACCGCCTACGAGGCGGCACTGCAGATCGGGAAGAACTGA
- the fliE gene encoding flagellar hook-basal body complex protein FliE yields MPIDAVNGVTTNAMTRAFPSTSDVTGTGGLGGADATTGATGAGDGFAGSLTNAVDGLQQLQSTSKTLALKAVTGNLDDIHDATIAATRAQVTLELVAAVRNKGVDAFNEIMRMQA; encoded by the coding sequence ATGCCCATCGACGCCGTGAACGGTGTTACCACGAACGCGATGACCCGCGCGTTCCCGAGCACGTCCGACGTGACCGGGACCGGCGGCCTCGGCGGCGCCGACGCCACGACCGGGGCGACCGGCGCCGGCGACGGCTTCGCCGGCAGCCTGACGAACGCCGTCGACGGCCTGCAGCAGCTGCAGAGCACCTCGAAGACGCTCGCGCTCAAGGCCGTCACGGGCAACCTCGACGACATCCACGACGCGACCATCGCCGCCACGCGTGCGCAGGTGACGCTCGAGCTCGTCGCCGCCGTGCGGAACAAGGGCGTCGACGCGTTCAACGAGATCATGCGGATGCAGGCCTGA
- a CDS encoding sigma-70 family RNA polymerase sigma factor: protein MDRNARNAMIVEHLPLVGYIVADVRSRATHLDRDDLAAVGSLALVAAAEAFDPTLGVPFGAYARTRIAGAIADDMRSADWASRGTRKRIRETLATQEALSARLGRSVGVQEIADAMGVDRQTAADAMSDAGRSVGPIDETVHDTLAADQPLPGEDLLAAEKRRYLRAAVAALPDRMRFVVENVYFGDRSVTEVAAELGITHSAVSQQRSEAMRLLHDGMAEHYGDGTAVEPVSRTTAARRSAYLARVAANAAAGVARAVHDASTPSAVAAG, encoded by the coding sequence ATGGACCGGAACGCACGCAACGCGATGATCGTGGAGCACCTGCCGCTCGTCGGCTACATCGTCGCCGACGTCCGTTCCCGAGCCACCCACCTGGACCGTGACGACCTGGCCGCCGTCGGCTCCCTCGCGCTCGTCGCCGCAGCCGAGGCCTTCGACCCCACGCTCGGCGTCCCGTTCGGTGCCTACGCCCGGACCCGGATCGCCGGTGCGATCGCCGACGACATGCGGAGCGCCGACTGGGCGTCCCGCGGCACCCGGAAGCGCATCCGCGAGACCCTCGCCACGCAGGAGGCCCTGTCCGCCCGGCTCGGTCGCTCCGTGGGCGTGCAGGAGATCGCGGACGCGATGGGTGTGGACCGGCAGACGGCCGCCGACGCGATGTCCGACGCCGGCCGCTCCGTGGGGCCCATCGACGAGACCGTGCACGACACCCTGGCCGCCGACCAGCCGCTGCCGGGCGAGGACCTGCTAGCCGCGGAGAAGCGCCGCTACCTGCGCGCCGCGGTCGCCGCGCTGCCGGACCGGATGCGCTTCGTCGTCGAGAACGTGTACTTCGGCGACCGTTCGGTGACCGAGGTCGCCGCCGAGCTCGGGATCACCCACTCCGCGGTGTCGCAGCAGCGCTCCGAGGCGATGCGCCTGCTGCACGACGGCATGGCCGAGCACTACGGCGACGGGACGGCCGTCGAACCGGTCTCCCGGACCACCGCCGCCCGCCGTAGCGCCTACCTCGCCCGGGTCGCAGCGAACGCCGCCGCCGGGGTCGCGCGGGCCGTGCACGACGCGTCGACCCCGAGCGCGGTCGCGGCCGGCTAG
- the fliG gene encoding flagellar motor switch protein FliG, whose amino-acid sequence MSGVVPVAAGSAAAGNTPAGGGTAAERPLTGAQKVALILMQMETERAAEVMKQFTELEAEEISAEIVRMRRVDDTVVDRTMSEFHRMTQRGHVQKRGGKDAALGLLEASFGSERAAGVMDRLASNLAGQSFEFLDDAEPGQVVSLLEGELPQTIALVLAHLKPAQASAVLAGVDERVRTDVAQAFATMGSATPEAVGIVAGVLRQRAGAVVSPRESVEVVGGIAPLVDIINRSDVATEKAVLEGLEARDPELAEDIRSRMLTFTDIVKLESRDIQQVLRGIDSKLLATAMKGAPGPVVETIRANVSERNRQLLDDELQSMGPVRVSQVEEARAEVVRSVRELEAQGVITVHRTEEDELVD is encoded by the coding sequence GTGAGCGGCGTCGTGCCGGTCGCCGCTGGGAGTGCCGCCGCCGGGAACACCCCGGCGGGCGGCGGGACCGCCGCCGAGCGTCCCCTCACCGGCGCGCAGAAGGTCGCCCTCATCCTCATGCAGATGGAGACCGAGCGCGCCGCCGAGGTGATGAAGCAGTTCACCGAGCTCGAGGCCGAGGAGATCTCGGCCGAGATCGTCCGGATGCGCCGCGTCGACGACACCGTGGTCGACCGGACGATGAGCGAGTTCCACCGGATGACCCAGCGCGGCCACGTGCAGAAGCGCGGCGGCAAGGACGCGGCGCTCGGGCTGCTCGAGGCGTCCTTCGGCTCCGAGCGCGCCGCCGGCGTGATGGACCGCCTGGCGTCGAACCTGGCCGGGCAGTCGTTCGAGTTCCTCGACGACGCCGAGCCCGGGCAGGTCGTCAGCCTGCTCGAGGGCGAGCTCCCGCAGACGATCGCCCTCGTGCTCGCGCACCTCAAGCCCGCGCAGGCGAGTGCCGTCCTGGCCGGGGTCGACGAGCGCGTGCGGACCGACGTCGCCCAGGCCTTCGCCACGATGGGCAGCGCCACGCCCGAGGCGGTCGGCATCGTCGCCGGGGTGCTCCGGCAGCGCGCCGGTGCCGTCGTCTCCCCGCGCGAGAGCGTCGAGGTCGTCGGCGGCATCGCCCCGCTCGTCGACATCATCAACCGCTCGGACGTCGCCACCGAGAAGGCCGTGCTCGAGGGGCTCGAGGCGCGTGACCCGGAGCTCGCCGAGGACATCCGCTCCCGCATGCTGACCTTCACCGACATCGTGAAGCTCGAGTCCCGGGACATCCAGCAGGTGCTCCGCGGCATCGACTCGAAGCTCCTTGCGACCGCCATGAAGGGCGCTCCGGGCCCGGTCGTCGAGACCATCCGTGCGAACGTCTCCGAGCGCAACCGCCAGCTCCTCGACGACGAACTGCAGTCGATGGGGCCGGTCCGCGTGTCCCAGGTCGAGGAGGCGCGCGCCGAGGTCGTCCGCTCCGTGCGCGAGCTCGAGGCGCAGGGCGTCATCACCGTGCACCGCACCGAGGAGGACGAGCTCGTTGACTGA
- the fliF gene encoding flagellar basal-body MS-ring/collar protein FliF, translating into MPAAVQDTWARLVAYVKGFSAAQRTIAIIGIAAVVLGGIALASWLGKATYAPLFTGLAAKDASSITDQLTTDGVPFQLSDGGATILVPQAQVYSERLKAASNGLPSSNEGGYSLLDKMGVTSSEFQQDVTYKRAIEGELAKTISSMDGVQTATVQLAIPEKTVFTSEEKDPTASVFVATENGKQLTTEQVQSIVHLTSAAVEGMQPTDVSVVDSKGQTLSAVGTGATGSGQDQAADYDATTSKKIQDLLDTTLGAGNASVVVSATMNEQSGTRTSESFATPTSGPVALNESSTKEQYGAGAAGAAGATGVLGPDNVAVPNGTAANGTGGYTNESATKNNAVDHTTETTQIPAGGVQRQTISVALNSRADAVKNANLQSVNDLVAAAAGVDNVRGDQVRVAVMDFDRSAAQDAQKALEAQQQADQQASMWSAIRTAGIVVAVLAAAIVLAIVLARRGRRQEREAVDVGELDAFAGETFELPLALDDAERTGLSAGDAPTVALPTLPHDDAPTEVLTTDEISAERRRQDISALAERDPKRTAELLRGLLDDRSPV; encoded by the coding sequence ATGCCCGCCGCCGTCCAGGACACGTGGGCCCGGCTCGTCGCCTACGTCAAGGGGTTCTCCGCCGCGCAGCGGACCATCGCGATCATCGGCATCGCGGCGGTCGTGCTCGGTGGCATCGCGCTCGCGAGCTGGCTCGGGAAGGCGACCTACGCGCCGCTGTTCACCGGCCTCGCCGCGAAGGACGCGAGCTCGATCACCGACCAGCTGACCACCGACGGGGTGCCGTTCCAGCTCAGCGACGGCGGGGCGACGATCCTCGTGCCGCAGGCGCAGGTGTACTCGGAGCGGCTCAAGGCCGCGTCGAACGGGCTGCCGTCGTCGAACGAGGGCGGCTACTCGCTGCTCGACAAGATGGGCGTGACGAGCTCCGAGTTCCAGCAGGACGTCACCTACAAGCGCGCCATCGAGGGCGAGCTCGCGAAGACGATCTCGTCGATGGACGGCGTGCAGACCGCGACCGTGCAGCTCGCCATCCCGGAGAAGACCGTGTTCACGTCCGAGGAGAAGGACCCCACCGCGTCCGTCTTCGTCGCGACCGAGAACGGCAAGCAGCTCACCACCGAGCAGGTCCAGTCGATCGTGCACCTGACGAGCGCCGCCGTCGAGGGCATGCAGCCGACCGACGTCTCCGTCGTCGACTCGAAGGGCCAGACCCTGTCGGCCGTCGGCACCGGCGCGACCGGCAGCGGGCAGGACCAGGCGGCGGACTACGACGCCACCACGAGCAAGAAGATACAGGACCTGCTCGACACGACCCTCGGCGCCGGGAACGCGAGCGTCGTCGTCTCCGCGACGATGAACGAGCAGTCCGGCACCCGCACGTCCGAGAGCTTCGCCACCCCGACATCGGGGCCGGTCGCGCTCAACGAGTCGAGCACCAAGGAGCAGTACGGCGCGGGCGCCGCCGGGGCGGCGGGGGCGACCGGCGTCCTCGGCCCGGACAACGTCGCCGTCCCGAACGGCACGGCGGCGAACGGCACCGGCGGGTACACGAACGAGTCCGCGACGAAGAACAACGCCGTCGACCACACCACCGAGACGACCCAGATCCCGGCAGGGGGCGTGCAGCGGCAGACCATCTCCGTCGCGCTGAACTCCCGCGCGGACGCCGTGAAGAACGCGAACCTGCAGAGCGTCAACGACCTCGTCGCCGCGGCGGCCGGGGTGGACAACGTCCGCGGCGACCAGGTCCGCGTCGCGGTGATGGACTTCGACCGCTCCGCCGCCCAGGACGCGCAGAAGGCGCTCGAGGCGCAGCAGCAGGCCGACCAGCAGGCGTCGATGTGGTCCGCGATCCGCACCGCCGGCATCGTCGTCGCCGTGCTCGCCGCCGCGATCGTCCTGGCGATCGTGCTCGCCCGCCGCGGCCGTCGCCAGGAGCGCGAGGCGGTCGACGTCGGCGAGCTCGACGCCTTCGCCGGCGAGACGTTCGAGCTGCCGCTCGCGCTCGACGACGCCGAGCGGACCGGCCTGTCCGCCGGGGACGCCCCGACGGTCGCGCTCCCGACCCTGCCGCACGACGACGCCCCGACCGAGGTCCTCACGACCGACGAGATCAGCGCTGAGCGCCGCCGCCAGGACATCTCCGCCCTGGCCGAGCGCGATCCGAAGCGCACCGCCGAGCTCCTCCGCGGGCTCCTGGACGACCGGTCCCCGGTGTGA
- a CDS encoding FliH/SctL family protein, with amino-acid sequence MTDPVLQRVAYPVLDGTVARDRAAAADVRGHAAGYAAGLRAAQAETAALHARLETEHAARVAALQAETARRVQVLDAATNALLAQVAPVLADAEDSLVDAALDLAEAVVGYAVRASRQTVGDHTAADADGAGAGLEDRGADGAEATVRRALALVDRTVALAVRTSPADATRVAGLDLPVPVVADLSLRDGDAVVDLPDGLLDARLDAALGRAREALEAAR; translated from the coding sequence TTGACTGACCCCGTCCTGCAGCGCGTCGCGTACCCGGTGCTCGACGGCACCGTCGCGCGGGACCGCGCCGCGGCCGCCGACGTCCGTGGGCACGCCGCCGGCTACGCGGCCGGGCTGCGCGCCGCCCAGGCGGAGACCGCGGCGCTGCACGCGCGCCTCGAGACCGAGCACGCCGCGCGCGTCGCGGCCCTGCAGGCGGAGACCGCCCGCCGGGTGCAGGTCCTCGACGCCGCCACGAACGCGCTCCTGGCACAGGTGGCGCCCGTCCTGGCGGACGCGGAGGACTCGCTCGTCGACGCGGCCCTGGACCTGGCGGAGGCCGTCGTCGGGTACGCGGTGCGCGCCTCCCGGCAGACGGTCGGTGACCACACGGCGGCGGACGCCGACGGGGCGGGAGCCGGCCTGGAGGACCGTGGCGCGGACGGTGCGGAGGCGACGGTCCGGCGGGCGCTCGCGCTGGTCGACCGCACGGTCGCCCTGGCGGTCCGGACCAGCCCCGCGGACGCGACGCGCGTCGCCGGACTCGACCTGCCGGTCCCGGTCGTCGCCGACCTGTCGCTCCGCGACGGGGACGCGGTCGTCGACCTGCCGGACGGCCTGCTCGACGCCCGCCTGGACGCCGCGCTCGGTCGTGCCCGCGAGGCCCTGGAGGCGGCACGGTGA
- a CDS encoding flagellar export protein FliJ, whose protein sequence is MAKRFPLAGLLRLRHAQQDRAAAVLAAANDRVRDAADARIAARRNLADSEASQPITDAATLSAVAAARASTRGMLEELEAVARSRREDADAAQAEHTAARRAALGLEKLEAQHARQQAAEELRAEQHALDEIAARRRTEGGAR, encoded by the coding sequence ATGGCGAAGCGCTTCCCCCTCGCCGGGCTGCTCCGGCTCCGGCACGCGCAGCAGGACCGCGCCGCCGCCGTGCTCGCCGCCGCGAACGACCGGGTGCGCGACGCCGCGGACGCCCGTATCGCCGCCCGGCGGAACCTGGCCGACAGCGAGGCGTCCCAGCCGATCACGGACGCGGCGACCCTCAGCGCGGTCGCCGCCGCCCGGGCGTCGACGCGCGGGATGCTCGAGGAGCTCGAGGCCGTCGCACGGTCCCGCCGCGAGGACGCCGACGCCGCGCAGGCCGAGCACACCGCTGCACGCCGGGCCGCGCTCGGGCTCGAGAAGCTCGAGGCGCAGCACGCGCGCCAGCAGGCGGCCGAGGAACTCCGGGCGGAACAGCACGCCCTCGACGAGATCGCGGCTCGACGCCGCACGGAAGGTGGTGCCCGATGA
- the fliS gene encoding flagellar export chaperone FliS: MNAFDLQSAAFRQAAQPRTVTDQRRAQYTNEAVLSATPAQLVTMLYDRLMLDLHRAEAAQTGADWDAAREQLLHAQAIVGELSSTLRIDVWDGGEGLLAIYNYASTSLITANVHRDVQATRDCIRILEPLRQSWHEAAAALPATRPLPGATGGALGVA; encoded by the coding sequence ATGAACGCCTTCGACCTGCAGTCCGCCGCCTTCCGCCAGGCCGCCCAGCCGCGGACGGTCACCGACCAGCGCCGGGCCCAGTACACGAACGAGGCCGTCCTCTCCGCGACGCCGGCGCAGCTCGTCACGATGCTGTACGACCGGCTGATGCTCGACCTGCACCGCGCCGAGGCCGCGCAGACCGGTGCCGACTGGGACGCCGCCCGCGAGCAGCTCCTGCACGCGCAGGCGATCGTCGGCGAGCTGTCGTCGACGCTGCGCATCGACGTGTGGGACGGCGGCGAGGGCCTGCTCGCGATCTACAACTACGCGTCGACCTCGCTCATCACCGCGAACGTGCACCGCGACGTGCAGGCCACCCGCGACTGCATCCGGATCCTCGAGCCGCTCCGGCAGTCGTGGCACGAGGCCGCCGCCGCCCTGCCCGCGACCCGTCCGCTGCCGGGTGCGACCGGGGGAGCGCTCGGTGTCGCCTGA
- a CDS encoding flagellar basal body rod protein FlgB, producing the protein MFDSVTSAALQSALDGLSLRQRTIANNIANINTPNYHAEKVQFEDALAQSIVHGDGHTAATTARSLEPTNTNGNNVNLDQETLSNVDTVLRYQFATQAMNSELTSVRAAMRTSS; encoded by the coding sequence GTGTTCGATTCCGTGACGAGCGCCGCGCTGCAGAGCGCGCTCGACGGCCTGTCGCTCCGACAGCGCACCATCGCGAACAACATCGCGAACATCAACACGCCGAACTACCACGCCGAGAAGGTGCAGTTCGAGGACGCGCTCGCGCAGTCGATCGTGCACGGCGACGGTCACACCGCGGCGACGACGGCGCGGAGCCTCGAGCCGACGAACACCAACGGCAACAACGTCAACCTCGACCAGGAGACGCTCTCCAACGTCGACACCGTGCTGCGGTACCAGTTCGCCACGCAGGCGATGAACAGCGAACTGACGAGCGTGCGCGCGGCGATGCGGACGAGCTCGTGA
- a CDS encoding flagellin N-terminal helical domain-containing protein — MGMSINTNLSALNTYRNLNSTQNDLSKSLEKLSTGLRINRAADDASGLTISEGLKSQVGGLTVAARNAQDGISVVQTAEGGLTETHSILQRMRDLAVQAGNDSNNATSRDAIKTEVGQLQKELGRIASSTNFNGTSLLNNNSTLKFQVGANAGADSQIAVDLSGANVQNIVDNLAGGSTGTGTKFAIADVSALAGAASFKVTNGGEETTVTTANLGAAGTFTSVQGYADALKADANFSANFTVTVDKDANGAGTGITVTANNGGTVDVTAPGTGVAAGTAGAPVTGGLAFDTADKAQASITLIDQQIAKVSSARSNLGAIQNRFDHAINVTNVAKENLTAAQSRITDVDMAEEMVKYTRDNILSQAGTSMLAQANQSTQGVLSLLR, encoded by the coding sequence ATGGGTATGTCCATCAACACCAACCTCTCGGCACTCAACACGTACCGGAACCTGAACTCGACGCAGAACGACCTGTCGAAGTCCCTCGAGAAGCTCTCGACGGGTCTCCGCATCAACCGTGCTGCGGACGACGCCTCCGGTCTGACGATCTCCGAGGGACTCAAGTCGCAGGTCGGTGGCCTCACGGTCGCCGCCCGCAACGCGCAGGACGGCATCTCCGTCGTGCAGACCGCTGAAGGTGGCCTCACCGAGACCCACTCGATCCTCCAGCGCATGCGCGACCTGGCCGTCCAGGCCGGCAACGACTCGAACAACGCCACGTCGCGTGACGCGATCAAGACCGAGGTCGGCCAGCTGCAGAAGGAACTCGGGCGCATCGCGTCGTCGACGAACTTCAACGGCACGTCGCTGCTCAACAACAACTCGACCCTGAAGTTCCAGGTCGGGGCGAACGCGGGCGCCGACAGCCAGATCGCGGTCGACCTGTCGGGTGCGAACGTGCAGAACATCGTCGACAACCTGGCCGGTGGCAGCACCGGCACCGGCACGAAGTTCGCCATCGCCGACGTCTCCGCCCTCGCGGGTGCGGCGTCGTTCAAGGTCACCAACGGCGGCGAGGAGACCACCGTCACGACCGCGAACCTCGGCGCAGCGGGCACCTTCACCTCGGTGCAGGGCTACGCGGACGCGCTGAAGGCGGACGCGAACTTCTCGGCCAACTTCACCGTCACGGTGGACAAGGACGCGAACGGCGCCGGCACCGGCATCACGGTCACCGCCAACAACGGCGGCACCGTCGACGTCACCGCGCCGGGCACCGGCGTCGCGGCGGGCACCGCGGGCGCCCCCGTCACCGGTGGCCTCGCGTTCGACACGGCGGACAAGGCGCAGGCCTCGATCACCCTGATCGACCAGCAGATCGCCAAGGTCTCGTCGGCTCGCTCGAACCTCGGTGCGATCCAGAACCGCTTCGACCACGCCATCAACGTGACGAACGTGGCCAAGGAGAACCTGACCGCTGCGCAGTCCCGCATCACGGACGTCGACATGGCCGAGGAGATGGTCAAGTACACGCGCGACAACATCCTCAGCCAGGCCGGCACCTCGATGCTCGCGCAGGCGAACCAGAGCACGCAGGGCGTGCTCTCGCTCCTGCGCTAG